One part of the Sorangiineae bacterium MSr11954 genome encodes these proteins:
- a CDS encoding TOMM precursor leader peptide-binding protein, with amino-acid sequence MTTYRMSQRLSCHDDGSSVYFYWPAEARGTALRGLAAELFRALRPVLQGDSVARATLVGALAHLVDAERALELITMLNDKEVLVVDDGAGPKLTSLSEKRIALTGSARLIDPVVIHLASFGARDLALEEPLLATPNGVRVTPTNLENGDLASLDLIALLDDRLNIRRHRELNAAAIAAKTKFVSMRLFGSSFEMGPLVLPGKTACFECFWHRLQAREEEHGPPKWFTEMTKPPIATSEGPTAEALYQIAAAHIALEIRRCLTRETVPISMGRVVEHDVAAPRLEVHRVLEVPGCQACGAADVP; translated from the coding sequence GTGACCACGTATCGAATGTCACAACGACTCTCGTGCCATGATGATGGGTCGAGCGTCTATTTCTATTGGCCGGCCGAAGCGCGTGGTACTGCGTTGCGCGGATTGGCTGCGGAGCTCTTCCGAGCGCTGCGTCCTGTTCTCCAAGGCGACTCGGTCGCGCGCGCGACGCTGGTGGGCGCGCTTGCGCACCTCGTGGACGCCGAGCGGGCGCTCGAGCTCATCACGATGTTGAACGACAAGGAGGTCCTGGTCGTCGATGATGGCGCGGGCCCCAAACTGACGAGCCTCTCCGAGAAGCGTATTGCGCTCACGGGGAGCGCGCGCCTCATCGACCCGGTCGTAATCCACCTGGCATCGTTCGGCGCACGCGATCTCGCCTTGGAGGAGCCGCTGCTCGCGACGCCGAACGGCGTTCGCGTAACACCGACGAATCTGGAGAACGGCGATCTGGCGAGTCTGGACCTCATCGCGCTCCTCGACGATCGACTGAATATCCGGCGACATCGCGAGCTCAACGCCGCGGCGATCGCTGCAAAGACGAAGTTCGTCAGCATGCGCCTGTTCGGCAGCAGCTTCGAGATGGGACCGCTGGTTCTACCTGGAAAAACGGCGTGCTTCGAATGCTTCTGGCATCGTCTCCAAGCCCGCGAGGAAGAGCACGGTCCGCCGAAATGGTTCACCGAGATGACGAAGCCGCCGATCGCCACCTCCGAGGGTCCCACCGCGGAGGCGCTTTACCAGATAGCTGCGGCGCATATCGCGCTCGAGATTCGGCGTTGCCTTACCAGGGAAACCGTGCCCATCTCGATGGGCCGTGTGGTGGAACACGACGTCGCCGCGCCTCGTCTGGAGGTTCACCGAGTGCTCGAGGTACCGGGCTGTCAGGCCTGCGGCGCCGCGGACGTTCCATGA
- a CDS encoding MmgE/PrpD family protein yields MTARGAFTDLASRISAIRPRDVPPSLHEEAKLAVLDTFAVALAGQRSPAAQGVRRTARRTSGTGRASVWWTRHTLAIDAAAFMNAFASHVLDFDSVHYSTFGHSATVILPALFPFFDDPFLSGREILNAYIVGVEVMGVLGNAFGERLRERGHHPTAVLGTLAASSAVGWLLRLDEVGMARALCLSGVSLGGYTSSFGSSAKAYQVAAAARDGLSAAVYARDGNVSVPRGAPWLDNLCRLSGADLDRLADDTLCKPWILDQVPTAFKQYPCCAYFHQTLDALVSMLEEGRVRAPDVRAVKLVLPSYVVGANRFSRPRTVDEGRFSLAYNAALAICFGRVGPEHFQSHLLEDSLVQNVMASITTRESEAPRSLVEIVVTLKNDSELRVTFAHRLPDRAQRSALEKKFLGLAEGSLVEADCHAFLALLRAFEGARASDLAPFLTVEMEELA; encoded by the coding sequence ATGACGGCGAGGGGCGCATTCACGGATTTGGCGTCTCGGATCAGCGCCATTCGTCCGCGAGACGTACCGCCGAGCCTGCACGAAGAGGCCAAGCTGGCGGTCTTGGATACCTTCGCGGTGGCGCTTGCAGGGCAGCGTTCGCCGGCGGCCCAAGGCGTCCGCCGAACGGCGAGGCGCACCTCGGGAACCGGGCGAGCGTCCGTTTGGTGGACGCGTCACACGCTGGCGATCGACGCGGCGGCGTTCATGAACGCCTTTGCCTCCCATGTGCTCGATTTCGACAGCGTTCACTATAGTACGTTTGGACATTCGGCCACCGTCATCCTTCCGGCTCTTTTTCCGTTCTTCGACGATCCATTCCTTTCAGGGCGCGAGATTTTGAATGCATATATCGTGGGCGTCGAAGTGATGGGCGTCCTCGGGAACGCTTTCGGAGAGCGACTTCGTGAACGGGGCCACCACCCGACGGCCGTTTTGGGCACGCTCGCGGCGTCGAGCGCCGTCGGATGGTTGCTGAGGCTGGACGAGGTTGGAATGGCCCGCGCCCTGTGCTTGTCCGGCGTTTCATTGGGAGGGTACACCAGCAGCTTCGGCTCGAGCGCGAAGGCTTATCAGGTCGCGGCCGCAGCACGCGACGGACTCTCGGCTGCGGTTTACGCGCGCGACGGCAACGTTTCAGTGCCCCGAGGCGCGCCATGGCTCGACAACCTGTGCCGGCTCTCCGGCGCCGATTTGGATCGATTGGCGGACGATACGCTCTGCAAACCTTGGATCCTCGACCAGGTGCCGACGGCGTTCAAGCAATATCCGTGCTGTGCTTACTTTCATCAAACATTGGATGCGCTCGTGTCGATGCTCGAAGAAGGTCGCGTTCGAGCGCCCGACGTACGCGCGGTGAAGCTCGTTTTGCCATCGTACGTCGTGGGGGCGAACCGGTTTTCTCGACCTAGGACCGTCGATGAGGGAAGGTTCAGCCTCGCATACAATGCCGCCCTGGCTATTTGCTTCGGCAGGGTCGGCCCGGAGCATTTCCAAAGCCACCTTCTAGAGGATTCGCTGGTTCAGAATGTGATGGCGTCGATAACCACTCGAGAATCCGAAGCCCCGCGCAGCCTGGTGGAAATAGTGGTTACCCTGAAGAACGATAGCGAATTACGCGTGACGTTCGCCCACCGGCTGCCGGATCGAGCCCAACGTTCGGCGCTCGAGAAGAAATTTCTCGGTCTCGCAGAGGGATCCCTCGTCGAGGCGGACTGCCATGCATTTCTTGCGCTCCTGAGGGCATTCGAGGGCGCCCGGGCGAGCGATCTGGCTCCTTTTCTTACGGTTGAAATGGAGGAATTGGCGTGA
- a CDS encoding 2OG-Fe(II) oxygenase produces the protein MKRAALDAASRLLLTGVSRSDTPFSHFTVEHVFTPDLALSLLEWLEETDQWHLKTAEHFRMFSFFPSEESAPLHLRDVFTPSFGAVLRNRLEDLFCTRFDERFFIAANKHSQGHGTSIHNDYAALGKQERYFFTHRFLVYLIRDWDVSAGGSLGLFTSPDSTVPYRTIPPLHNTGVGMVMGKKSFHALDPVNAGDRYSLTISLVSATGDYEES, from the coding sequence TTGAAGCGGGCCGCTTTGGACGCGGCCAGCCGACTGCTCCTGACCGGTGTGTCCAGGAGCGATACGCCATTTTCCCACTTCACGGTGGAGCATGTTTTTACCCCTGATTTGGCGCTCTCGCTGCTCGAGTGGCTCGAGGAGACGGATCAATGGCACCTCAAGACGGCGGAGCATTTTCGCATGTTCAGCTTCTTCCCTTCGGAAGAGAGCGCTCCCCTGCATCTGCGCGACGTATTCACGCCGTCGTTTGGCGCCGTTCTCCGCAATCGCCTCGAAGACTTGTTTTGCACGCGCTTCGACGAGCGATTCTTCATCGCGGCGAATAAACATAGCCAAGGGCACGGAACCTCCATCCACAATGACTACGCGGCCCTGGGGAAGCAAGAGCGCTATTTCTTTACCCACCGATTCCTCGTCTACTTGATCCGTGATTGGGACGTGTCCGCTGGCGGCTCGCTCGGGCTCTTTACGTCGCCGGATTCCACGGTTCCGTACAGGACGATTCCACCTCTTCACAATACCGGGGTCGGCATGGTGATGGGTAAAAAATCGTTTCACGCGCTCGACCCCGTCAACGCGGGCGATCGCTATAGCCTCACCATCTCCCTCGTTTCTGCTACCGGCGACTACGAGGAGTCATGA
- a CDS encoding 2OG-Fe(II) oxygenase has protein sequence MIHFFDANIEKYGSAHRQNEWSHRTIGDYALSAKADRDVLRLLNRVKFHVMDAIREFFGVRFIYPQASQLVIWPEGSEQPEHVDTYFPDTSFSAILYLNENFEGGETFFIDPAHRILPQVGALLAFDGATLEHGVGRVTRGTRYTNAMWFTGNIRSVGP, from the coding sequence TTGATCCATTTCTTCGATGCCAATATCGAAAAATATGGCAGTGCTCATCGGCAGAACGAGTGGAGTCATCGGACGATTGGAGACTACGCGTTGAGCGCGAAAGCGGACCGAGATGTCCTGCGGCTCCTCAATCGCGTGAAGTTCCACGTTATGGATGCCATACGTGAGTTCTTCGGCGTCCGCTTCATCTATCCACAAGCGAGTCAGCTGGTCATTTGGCCGGAGGGGTCGGAGCAACCGGAGCATGTGGACACGTACTTTCCGGACACGAGCTTTTCGGCGATCCTCTATTTGAACGAAAATTTCGAAGGCGGTGAGACCTTCTTCATCGATCCCGCGCACCGGATCTTGCCGCAGGTCGGCGCTCTGCTCGCGTTCGACGGTGCGACGCTCGAACACGGCGTCGGCCGCGTGACGCGGGGAACGAGGTATACGAATGCCATGTGGTTCACTGGAAATATTCGCAGCGTCGGCCCGTGA
- a CDS encoding phytanoyl-CoA dioxygenase family protein, which translates to MNSAKTVAANARTDQLMDIQGVARALKRDGFVKLERFLPVEALLECKKQIMSSAVYREWDESRAEDDANVKMTTAIDATHRHYRNDSDLAEGFFTTLCTDPGFVRTLTTLTGRSLIRVNNHVYEIVTGNSGLDWHVGYYSFSYTRPDDYGCTLWIPMEPITKEQRGGMQYISKSVLDGSFLYRFAAWHFEMLKKQPPGEKYLEMATSSQFMVNVISSLINPVIPPDQIVEDTFEVGDAFLFDKHVLHRSSPLLRGALKTRMALICRFVDVDALYDRRRFYSTFSHLEKSMASVRTDVSPRVADDENETISPQDPFLLALARDTVAHLTPIRNTAPIVNEAHSRLLERSPAIDTPRISLAT; encoded by the coding sequence ATGAACTCGGCAAAGACAGTGGCCGCAAACGCTCGCACCGACCAACTCATGGATATTCAAGGCGTCGCGCGCGCGCTGAAGAGAGACGGTTTTGTCAAGCTGGAACGGTTCCTGCCAGTGGAGGCGCTGCTGGAGTGCAAGAAGCAAATCATGAGTTCTGCCGTGTACCGCGAATGGGACGAATCGCGGGCGGAGGACGATGCCAACGTCAAAATGACGACGGCAATCGACGCGACCCACAGGCACTATCGAAATGACAGTGACCTTGCCGAGGGCTTCTTCACGACCCTTTGTACCGACCCCGGCTTCGTTCGCACCCTCACGACGTTGACCGGACGGTCGCTCATTCGAGTGAACAATCACGTCTATGAGATTGTCACCGGCAACTCCGGTTTGGACTGGCACGTGGGATACTACTCGTTCTCGTATACTCGTCCAGATGATTACGGCTGTACGCTTTGGATCCCCATGGAACCGATAACGAAAGAGCAGCGCGGAGGAATGCAATATATTTCGAAGTCGGTTCTGGATGGATCGTTTCTGTACAGGTTTGCGGCGTGGCATTTCGAGATGTTGAAGAAGCAGCCGCCCGGCGAAAAATACCTCGAGATGGCGACGAGCTCCCAGTTCATGGTAAACGTCATTAGCAGCCTGATCAATCCCGTGATACCACCGGATCAGATCGTGGAGGACACGTTCGAGGTCGGCGACGCGTTCCTATTCGACAAACACGTCCTCCATCGAAGCTCGCCGCTCCTGCGAGGTGCGCTCAAGACGCGCATGGCACTGATCTGCAGGTTCGTGGACGTCGATGCGCTCTACGATCGAAGGCGGTTCTATTCGACGTTTTCACATCTCGAAAAATCCATGGCCAGCGTGCGGACAGATGTGAGCCCGAGGGTCGCGGATGACGAGAACGAGACCATTTCACCGCAAGACCCGTTTTTGCTCGCCTTGGCTCGAGACACCGTGGCGCATCTGACGCCTATCAGGAACACGGCGCCCATCGTCAACGAAGCCCATAGCCGCCTGTTGGAACGTAGCCCCGCGATCGACACACCTCGTATCTCCTTGGCAACATGA
- a CDS encoding ATP-grasp domain-containing protein, whose amino-acid sequence MTTVSRKPRIAVVDPYSSGYEMAPAFAARGIGAIAIRTAFSLPEMARDSWAPSHFDVILDGTQPEAELVSRLRELGPLRILAGNESGVELAEALTARLLPHTGNVPELTAARRDKWQTALALSRAGIPCIRQICTADPDAVRAWLAEAASDGPQPLVLKPPKSAGTDNVHIVRAGDDWQPVFARILGTTNMMGLRNDGVLVQEYARGTEYAVDTYSADGVHGLLSVCRYRKRALEDRLGIYEAVDFLPPDAPRVAEVYAYVRRVLDAVGLRNGSAHVEVMDTARGPRLIEVNARISGGHQQRLTRLATGDCQIDRSVRHVLGEPLGGGYRLLHHVTVAYLSASRHGIWRNAEDLRNLARLPTFHDIHLAYGTGDHVPRTVDVFTSIGQVVLAGKDANAVDTDYDAVRAYEARMRIDAAA is encoded by the coding sequence GTGACCACCGTATCTCGCAAACCTCGTATTGCCGTCGTCGACCCTTATTCATCCGGCTATGAAATGGCCCCCGCGTTCGCCGCCCGCGGCATCGGAGCCATCGCCATCCGCACCGCCTTTTCGCTCCCCGAGATGGCGCGCGACAGCTGGGCCCCTTCCCACTTCGACGTCATCCTCGACGGCACCCAGCCGGAAGCCGAGCTGGTGTCCCGCCTGCGGGAGCTCGGGCCGCTTCGCATCTTGGCCGGCAATGAATCGGGGGTGGAGCTCGCCGAGGCGCTGACCGCGCGCTTGCTGCCCCACACCGGCAATGTCCCCGAGCTCACGGCCGCGCGCCGCGACAAATGGCAAACCGCGCTCGCCTTGAGCCGAGCGGGCATCCCCTGTATTCGGCAGATCTGCACGGCCGATCCCGACGCGGTTCGAGCTTGGCTGGCGGAGGCCGCATCCGACGGGCCGCAGCCTTTGGTGCTCAAGCCGCCCAAGAGCGCGGGCACGGACAACGTGCACATCGTGCGCGCCGGCGACGACTGGCAGCCCGTGTTCGCGCGCATCCTGGGCACGACCAATATGATGGGGCTGCGCAACGACGGCGTGCTCGTCCAAGAATACGCGCGCGGCACCGAATACGCCGTGGACACCTATTCGGCCGACGGCGTCCACGGGCTCCTCTCCGTCTGCCGTTACCGCAAGCGCGCGCTCGAGGATCGCCTCGGCATCTACGAAGCCGTCGACTTTCTCCCGCCGGACGCGCCGCGGGTGGCCGAAGTCTACGCGTACGTTCGCCGGGTGCTCGACGCGGTGGGCCTGCGCAACGGCAGCGCGCATGTCGAGGTGATGGACACCGCGCGCGGCCCTCGCCTCATCGAGGTCAACGCGCGCATCTCCGGCGGACACCAGCAGCGACTCACCCGGCTCGCCACCGGCGATTGCCAAATCGATCGCTCCGTGCGCCACGTCCTCGGCGAGCCTCTCGGGGGCGGCTACCGCCTGCTCCACCACGTCACCGTGGCCTACCTCTCCGCCTCCCGCCACGGCATCTGGCGCAACGCCGAAGATCTGCGCAACCTCGCGCGCCTCCCCACCTTCCACGATATCCATCTCGCCTACGGCACGGGCGATCACGTGCCGCGCACGGTCGACGTCTTTACCTCGATCGGCCAAGTCGTCCTCGCGGGCAAAGACGCAAACGCCGTCGACACGGATTACGACGCCGTCCGCGCCTACGAGGCGCGCATGCGCATCGACGCAGCGGCTTGA
- a CDS encoding MFS transporter, whose translation MSSTPSKPSKSDAPMLSISAAPPGVRRVIALSNAFQLLFGLLFWLPIFYVYQRRIGLSDPQIFGIQSIYYVVFCLLEIPTGLFADRFDYRRSVRAGAVVLAVANLMPIILSSYTGFLAHFVLIALARSLVSGAFSAYLYDYLNARGAKDIYRAAEGRGRAYSLIGRVACLPVAGWLMEWLPAAPYWLSAASAAGAAFIALRLPEVALADGSSAPAAPERLPMARLMRHALHQLREAPHLPMLMLQGVALFTLVRIVQVNLFQPILGSKQLPLSTFGLIMAGTTVCEIAGAFRSGWLRRWFSNRTAVFVLTWTMALALAALVPAGSAGTVVALCVFSVASGLSFPIQRQLLNDAIVDSTTRATLLSMESIVDRGVCAVVAVFLGDYIAQGRLHDFLVRAALATAALMALTAVGLRLTDRRAGRGAHGEQNLPA comes from the coding sequence ATGAGCTCTACGCCGTCCAAGCCGTCCAAGTCGGACGCGCCCATGCTTTCCATCTCTGCCGCGCCCCCGGGCGTGAGGCGGGTGATCGCCCTGAGCAATGCGTTTCAATTGCTCTTCGGGCTCCTGTTCTGGCTGCCGATCTTCTACGTCTACCAGCGCCGTATCGGCTTGTCGGATCCGCAGATCTTCGGCATTCAGAGCATTTATTACGTCGTCTTCTGTCTGCTCGAGATCCCGACGGGCCTCTTCGCCGATCGCTTCGACTACCGCCGCTCGGTGCGCGCCGGCGCGGTGGTGCTGGCGGTGGCGAACCTCATGCCCATCATCCTGTCGAGCTACACGGGATTCCTCGCGCACTTCGTCCTCATCGCGCTGGCGCGGTCTTTGGTATCGGGCGCATTCAGCGCATACCTGTACGACTATTTGAATGCGCGCGGCGCGAAGGACATCTACCGAGCCGCGGAGGGTCGAGGCCGTGCGTACAGCTTGATCGGCCGCGTAGCCTGTCTCCCCGTCGCGGGGTGGCTTATGGAGTGGCTCCCCGCCGCGCCCTATTGGCTCTCCGCGGCGAGCGCCGCCGGGGCCGCGTTCATCGCGCTTCGTTTGCCGGAGGTCGCCCTCGCGGACGGGAGCTCCGCGCCGGCCGCGCCCGAGCGTTTGCCGATGGCCAGGTTGATGCGTCACGCGCTGCACCAATTGCGCGAGGCGCCGCACCTGCCGATGCTCATGCTCCAAGGCGTGGCGCTCTTTACGTTGGTGCGGATCGTTCAGGTGAACTTGTTCCAGCCGATTCTAGGCTCGAAGCAATTGCCGCTCTCTACGTTCGGCCTGATCATGGCCGGCACCACCGTGTGTGAAATCGCAGGAGCATTCCGCAGCGGGTGGCTGCGGCGATGGTTCTCCAATCGAACCGCGGTGTTCGTCCTCACGTGGACCATGGCCCTGGCCCTGGCGGCGCTGGTGCCCGCGGGCTCCGCCGGCACGGTGGTGGCGCTCTGTGTATTCTCGGTGGCCAGCGGTCTCTCGTTTCCCATTCAGCGGCAGCTGCTCAACGACGCCATCGTCGACTCCACCACGCGCGCGACCCTGCTCTCGATGGAGTCCATCGTCGACCGGGGCGTGTGCGCCGTGGTCGCCGTATTTTTGGGCGACTACATCGCCCAAGGTCGATTGCATGATTTTCTCGTGCGCGCGGCGCTCGCGACCGCGGCGCTGATGGCCCTCACCGCGGTGGGGCTCCGGCTCACCGATCGGCGCGCCGGCCGTGGCGCGCACGGCGAACAGAACCTGCCGGCGTGA
- a CDS encoding methyltransferase domain-containing protein — MESNPTERSAMRRKLTDPYCTGILSKDLPTELARLQALERWADPTSKAIIQRLPMRIDWSCLEMGAGAGSMAYWLAERCPRGHVVAADIDPRYLDAGRAPNLEIATIDLVREGFPRASFDLIHTRLVLSHIPQRDEILKRAVTWLKPGGSIVVEDYYVLPLEHFPYEEMKRVFGAFVQTLSTQGSDGHWARRIPAKLASFGIGEMRIVSSPVTIGLGQPADEVWHLGFEQFAPHLVKNGSLTADQVAAYRALSKPDAIDVPWIQISVSGRRLKS, encoded by the coding sequence ATGGAGAGCAACCCGACCGAGCGGAGCGCGATGCGCCGCAAGCTCACCGATCCGTACTGCACAGGAATCCTCAGCAAAGACTTACCTACGGAGCTCGCGCGGCTCCAAGCGTTGGAGCGATGGGCCGATCCCACGTCCAAGGCCATCATCCAGCGCCTGCCCATGCGAATCGATTGGAGCTGTCTGGAAATGGGGGCCGGCGCCGGATCCATGGCGTATTGGCTGGCCGAGCGCTGCCCCCGAGGGCACGTGGTGGCGGCCGACATCGATCCGCGCTACCTCGACGCGGGCCGCGCCCCCAACTTGGAGATCGCGACCATCGATTTGGTGCGCGAAGGCTTTCCACGCGCCTCGTTCGACTTGATCCACACGCGGCTGGTCCTCTCCCACATCCCGCAGCGGGACGAGATCTTGAAGCGCGCGGTCACGTGGCTCAAACCCGGCGGGTCGATCGTGGTCGAGGACTATTACGTCCTTCCGCTCGAGCACTTTCCTTACGAGGAGATGAAGCGCGTATTCGGCGCCTTCGTGCAAACCTTGTCCACGCAGGGGAGCGACGGACACTGGGCGCGGCGTATCCCGGCCAAGCTGGCGAGCTTCGGCATTGGGGAAATGCGCATCGTGTCCTCCCCGGTGACCATCGGCCTCGGCCAGCCTGCCGACGAGGTCTGGCACTTGGGCTTCGAGCAATTCGCACCGCACTTGGTGAAGAACGGCAGCTTGACCGCGGATCAAGTCGCCGCGTATCGGGCTCTCTCCAAGCCGGACGCCATCGACGTTCCATGGATCCAGATCTCGGTCAGCGGACGCCGCCTGAAATCGTGA
- a CDS encoding SDR family oxidoreductase, with product MSALVNKVAIVTGASSGIGHAAAKLFAKEGAKVVVGARRRAELEQLVAEIAAAGGEAVAVAGDVREESFARELVDVAVRRFGGLDIAFNNVGVVGEAGPTTGISLEGWKETLDTNLTSAFLGAKYQIPAMLERGAGSVIFTSTFVGHTVGMPGIAAYAASKSGMLGLTQALAAEFGPKGIRVNAILPGAVDTPAYRAMNSTEEAQSFVKGLHALKRVATPEELARSVLYLASDASTFTTGASFLVDGGLSINRT from the coding sequence ATGAGTGCATTGGTCAACAAGGTTGCCATCGTCACGGGTGCAAGCTCGGGTATCGGTCATGCTGCGGCAAAGCTCTTTGCAAAAGAGGGCGCCAAGGTCGTGGTGGGGGCGCGCCGGCGCGCCGAGCTCGAGCAGCTCGTCGCGGAGATTGCAGCGGCCGGAGGCGAGGCGGTGGCGGTGGCGGGCGACGTCCGAGAAGAGTCGTTCGCCCGAGAGCTGGTCGACGTGGCCGTGCGCCGCTTCGGCGGTCTCGATATCGCCTTCAACAACGTGGGGGTCGTCGGTGAGGCGGGGCCCACCACCGGCATCTCGCTCGAGGGCTGGAAGGAGACGCTCGACACCAACCTGACCAGCGCCTTTTTGGGGGCGAAATACCAAATTCCGGCCATGCTCGAGCGCGGCGCGGGCTCGGTGATCTTTACGTCGACCTTCGTCGGCCACACGGTGGGTATGCCCGGCATTGCCGCGTACGCGGCGAGCAAGTCGGGCATGCTCGGCCTCACCCAGGCGCTGGCGGCCGAATTCGGCCCCAAAGGGATCCGCGTGAATGCCATCTTGCCGGGCGCGGTCGACACACCCGCTTACCGCGCGATGAACAGCACCGAGGAAGCGCAGAGCTTCGTGAAGGGCCTGCACGCCCTCAAGCGCGTGGCCACGCCCGAGGAGCTCGCCCGGTCGGTCCTTTACTTGGCATCGGACGCGTCGACCTTCACCACCGGCGCCTCGTTCCTCGTCGACGGCGGCCTCTCGATCAACCGAACCTGA
- a CDS encoding HAD family phosphatase, with translation MAAANVRPVIVFDLFGVIARNQTEDDKRKLERIAGVAGDAPAEAAFWNVYWACRPPYDAGQSSLDYWSTVTRELGVTYSKEIVAALIEADLASWCDVDERMVALIAEIGASGRTIGLLSNIILDLVPIFEAKHGGWLRHFHALTYSCRIGVAKPDPRAYRICAERLGVATSEALFFDDNERNVLAARQAGMAAEVFTSPEQVRERLGLP, from the coding sequence GTGGCTGCTGCAAATGTACGCCCCGTCATCGTCTTCGACCTGTTTGGAGTGATCGCCCGCAATCAAACGGAGGACGACAAACGCAAGCTGGAACGAATCGCGGGGGTGGCCGGTGATGCGCCGGCCGAAGCTGCATTTTGGAACGTCTATTGGGCATGCCGCCCGCCTTACGATGCGGGGCAATCCAGCCTCGACTATTGGTCGACGGTCACGCGCGAGCTGGGGGTAACGTACTCGAAGGAGATCGTCGCCGCGTTGATCGAAGCGGATCTCGCGAGCTGGTGCGACGTCGACGAGCGCATGGTCGCCCTCATCGCCGAGATCGGAGCGAGCGGGCGCACCATCGGCCTGCTCTCGAACATCATCTTGGATCTGGTGCCCATCTTCGAGGCCAAGCACGGCGGGTGGCTGCGCCATTTCCATGCCCTCACCTACTCGTGCCGGATTGGCGTGGCCAAACCCGATCCGCGCGCATATCGAATTTGCGCGGAGCGGTTGGGCGTGGCCACGTCGGAGGCGCTGTTCTTCGACGACAATGAGCGCAATGTGCTGGCCGCGCGCCAGGCGGGCATGGCGGCCGAGGTGTTCACGTCGCCCGAACAGGTCCGTGAGCGCCTCGGCCTTCCGTGA